One window of Gloeothece citriformis PCC 7424 genomic DNA carries:
- a CDS encoding YihY/virulence factor BrkB family protein — MRIKVIIRLLKETFKEWQDDNASRLAASLAYYTIISLAPLLILVIAIAGAVFGEEAARGQIVYQIQGLVGIDGARVIETAIENSNKPEIRNFASLISIGVLLFGASGVFAELQDALNTIWEVKVKPGQGVGTFIRKRILSFSAILGIGFLLLVSLVISAILSAFNSYFSHLIPGLEFIWQIVNFVVSFGVITLLFGFMFKFLPDAKIAWRDVWMGAIITALLFSIGKYALGAYLGGGSFGSTYGAAGSLVVILVWVYYSAQILFFGAEFTQVYAKRYGSKIVPDKHAMPIN; from the coding sequence ATGAGAATAAAAGTTATCATAAGACTGTTGAAAGAAACTTTTAAAGAATGGCAAGATGATAATGCCTCTCGTTTGGCCGCTTCTTTAGCCTATTACACCATTATATCTCTTGCTCCCTTATTAATTCTTGTGATTGCTATTGCTGGCGCTGTTTTTGGCGAAGAAGCCGCCAGAGGGCAAATTGTCTATCAAATACAAGGGTTAGTCGGAATAGACGGCGCTAGAGTCATCGAAACAGCTATAGAAAATTCTAATAAACCAGAGATTAGAAATTTCGCTTCTTTAATTAGTATTGGAGTGCTTCTTTTTGGTGCTTCTGGTGTTTTTGCTGAACTTCAAGACGCGCTTAATACTATCTGGGAAGTAAAAGTTAAACCCGGACAAGGAGTAGGAACGTTTATTAGAAAGCGGATTTTATCTTTTTCGGCTATTTTAGGTATCGGGTTTTTATTGTTAGTTTCTTTAGTAATTAGTGCTATTTTATCGGCGTTTAATTCCTATTTTAGTCATCTGATTCCGGGGCTAGAATTTATTTGGCAGATTGTGAATTTTGTGGTTTCTTTTGGAGTGATTACTTTATTATTCGGTTTCATGTTTAAATTTTTACCCGATGCTAAAATTGCCTGGCGTGATGTTTGGATGGGAGCAATCATTACCGCTTTGTTATTTTCTATCGGAAAATATGCTTTAGGTGCGTATTTAGGGGGAGGAAGTTTTGGCTCTACCTATGGAGCAGCCGGTTCATTGGTGGTAATATTAGTATGGGTTTATTATTCGGCTCAAATTCTCTTTTTTGGGGCTGAATTTACTCAAGTTTACGCTAAACGGTACGGCTCAAAAATTGTTCCCGATAAACACGCAATGCCTATTAATTAG
- a CDS encoding DUF86 domain-containing protein — MTRREFKVFLQDILEAITQIEKLTEKISQEEFLAKIETFLAVVKLIEIIGEAVKNIPDEMRENYPEIPWKNMAGMRDKLVHEYWAIDEQIVWQVVKKNLPPLKRTITSIIQELPDI, encoded by the coding sequence ATGACTCGACGAGAATTTAAAGTTTTTTTACAGGATATATTGGAAGCTATTACTCAAATTGAAAAATTAACGGAGAAGATAAGCCAAGAAGAATTTTTAGCTAAGATAGAAACGTTTCTCGCTGTGGTAAAATTAATAGAAATCATTGGGGAAGCCGTTAAAAATATTCCTGATGAAATGAGGGAAAATTATCCTGAGATTCCTTGGAAAAATATGGCCGGAATGAGAGATAAGTTAGTTCATGAATATTGGGCGATTGATGAACAAATCGTCTGGCAAGTCGTTAAAAAAAATTTACCTCCCCTTAAAAGAACGATTACTAGCATAATTCAAGAATTGCCCGATATATAA
- a CDS encoding nicotinate phosphoribosyltransferase: MKPTSELPLDLKASDYSLLTDLYQLTMIACYCGEGLENQPASFELFVRRLPPHLGYLIAMGLEQALEYLENLRFTETQLEELEKTRIFSHASPKFWSVLRSGTFTGDVWAVPEGTAIFANEPMLRIEAPLWQAQLVETYLLNTINYQSLVATKAARIRDKAGDQSILLEFGTRRAFSPQSSLWAARAALAGGLDSTSNVLAALRLGRKPSGTMAHSLIMAFEAVEGNEDDAFEAFHRYFPTASLLIDTYDTVAAAERIAQQVKQGKLEVTGVRLDSGDLVELSQKVRSLLPEIKIFASGDLDEWEIERLKREGASIDGYGLGTKLVSGTSLNGIYKLVEINGVPTLKQSSHKATYPGRKQIFRIQNDTQIDSDRLGLADETALNQEQPLLQLMMKQGKRLKDSETLETIQKRTRKSVKSLSREIRQLDNPTSLTVKISDALESLHSSVIERIHSKMNH; this comes from the coding sequence ATGAAACCGACATCCGAGCTACCCCTTGATCTCAAAGCCTCTGACTATAGCTTGCTGACTGATCTGTATCAACTAACCATGATAGCTTGTTATTGTGGGGAAGGACTAGAAAATCAGCCAGCCAGTTTTGAATTATTTGTCCGTCGTTTGCCTCCCCATTTAGGCTATTTAATTGCGATGGGATTAGAACAGGCATTAGAATATTTAGAAAATCTGCGCTTTACTGAGACTCAATTAGAAGAATTGGAAAAAACTCGCATCTTTTCCCATGCTAGCCCAAAATTTTGGTCAGTGCTGCGCTCAGGAACATTTACCGGCGATGTGTGGGCAGTACCCGAAGGGACAGCTATCTTTGCCAATGAGCCTATGTTAAGGATAGAAGCCCCTCTATGGCAAGCTCAGTTAGTAGAAACCTACTTACTCAATACTATTAATTATCAAAGTCTCGTGGCTACAAAAGCGGCCAGAATACGAGATAAGGCAGGAGATCAGTCCATATTATTAGAATTTGGTACTAGACGGGCATTCAGTCCCCAAAGCTCCCTTTGGGCAGCCAGAGCGGCTTTAGCCGGTGGGTTAGATTCTACCTCAAATGTGTTAGCAGCGCTGCGACTAGGACGGAAACCTAGCGGAACGATGGCACACTCTTTAATTATGGCTTTTGAAGCCGTAGAAGGAAATGAAGATGATGCATTTGAAGCTTTTCATCGTTATTTTCCCACAGCATCCTTACTCATCGATACTTATGATACCGTAGCCGCCGCCGAACGGATCGCCCAACAGGTTAAACAAGGGAAATTGGAAGTTACCGGAGTGCGTTTAGATTCTGGTGATTTAGTTGAATTATCCCAAAAAGTGCGATCGCTTTTGCCAGAGATTAAAATTTTTGCCAGTGGGGATCTTGATGAATGGGAAATTGAACGTTTAAAACGAGAAGGAGCGTCTATTGATGGTTATGGACTGGGAACAAAATTAGTGAGCGGAACTTCTCTGAATGGAATTTATAAATTAGTAGAAATTAATGGAGTTCCTACCTTAAAACAATCCAGTCATAAAGCCACTTATCCAGGACGAAAACAAATTTTCCGTATTCAAAATGACACCCAAATTGATAGCGATCGGCTAGGATTAGCAGATGAGACAGCCCTAAATCAGGAACAACCTTTGCTGCAACTGATGATGAAGCAAGGTAAACGATTGAAAGACTCAGAAACCTTAGAAACGATCCAAAAACGCACCAGAAAATCAGTAAAAAGTTTATCAAGAGAAATTCGTCAACTGGATAATCCAACTTCTCTCACTGTGAAAATATCCGACGCTTTAGAAAGTTTGCATTCTTCCGTTATTGAGCGCATTCACTCTAAAATGAATCATTAA
- a CDS encoding SDR family NAD(P)-dependent oxidoreductase encodes MLSMIPTPHLSKQVILITGASAGIGAALAETLAKQFTGIRLVLAARRKEQLEQVAHQCRQAGADVLVIITDMASEEQVKALAQRAVEHFGRVDAVVNNAGYGQMGPIELIPPQAAKHQFAVNFHSVFILTQTLIPVMRSQGGGRIINVSSLGGRMAFPAGGMYSCSKFALEALSDVMRMELKAFNILVSVVEPGPVVTEFFQAAWDKIEKTVPEPKKNIYAPALAKIEAIDQQLSLLGWTSEKVAQVIVQALTARHPRPRYIAATGGWFFVPMMTKVMPTWFTDAFWKYFYGIDQVEKQWKKTNG; translated from the coding sequence ATGTTAAGCATGATTCCAACTCCTCACCTATCCAAACAAGTTATTTTAATTACCGGCGCTTCTGCGGGAATAGGCGCAGCCCTCGCCGAGACTCTAGCTAAACAGTTTACGGGTATTCGTTTAGTCTTAGCCGCTAGACGAAAAGAGCAACTAGAGCAAGTGGCTCATCAATGTCGCCAAGCCGGTGCTGATGTATTAGTTATTATCACCGATATGGCATCCGAGGAACAAGTAAAAGCCCTAGCTCAAAGAGCCGTTGAGCATTTCGGGCGCGTGGATGCTGTAGTGAATAATGCCGGATATGGACAAATGGGGCCAATTGAATTAATCCCCCCACAAGCCGCTAAACATCAATTTGCCGTTAATTTTCATAGTGTGTTTATATTAACCCAGACCTTAATTCCCGTCATGCGTTCCCAAGGCGGAGGAAGAATTATTAATGTCAGTTCTCTGGGGGGAAGAATGGCGTTTCCGGCGGGGGGAATGTACAGTTGCTCTAAATTTGCCCTAGAAGCCCTCAGCGATGTTATGCGGATGGAATTAAAGGCATTTAATATTTTAGTCAGTGTGGTTGAACCCGGCCCTGTCGTCACAGAATTCTTTCAAGCTGCCTGGGATAAAATCGAAAAAACCGTTCCTGAGCCGAAAAAAAATATTTATGCCCCCGCTTTAGCTAAAATTGAAGCAATAGACCAGCAACTGAGTTTATTAGGGTGGACTTCCGAAAAAGTCGCTCAGGTGATTGTGCAAGCTCTCACGGCTCGCCATCCTCGTCCTCGTTATATTGCGGCTACTGGAGGCTGGTTTTTTGTCCCCATGATGACAAAAGTAATGCCCACTTGGTTTACAGATGCCTTTTGGAAATATTTCTATGGCATCGATCAAGTCGAAAAACAATGGAAGAAAACTAATGGATAA
- a CDS encoding succinate--CoA ligase subunit alpha codes for MKWKANSTVLIQGMTTPLAYAYVPRLKNAGTNIVAGINVGGAGEKIADIPMFDLVEEAMTNVGKIDISLIFVEPYEVLDAALEAMASQIEQIIIITPGVPPLDMVQLLKKAQSTNTFILGSGSQGIIIPDKLWLGICEPQCYKSGKVGLISRSNRLTDEVALTLTEAKLGQSMAVSLGTDGIIGASYEQWLQILEEDEETEAIVLIGQANGSAELAAAEYIASTIEKPVIAYMVGNSSVKRIFGDAATIIATQLSYSIPTLGTEKQLMTAFKEANITIAKSLSQLPSLVKKALKS; via the coding sequence ATGAAATGGAAAGCTAACTCAACGGTTTTGATTCAAGGGATGACAACCCCCCTCGCTTATGCCTATGTTCCTCGCTTAAAAAATGCCGGAACTAATATTGTTGCCGGCATAAATGTTGGGGGAGCAGGAGAAAAAATCGCTGATATTCCTATGTTTGATTTAGTCGAAGAAGCCATGACTAATGTAGGAAAAATTGATATTAGTTTGATTTTTGTCGAACCTTACGAAGTTCTAGATGCAGCCTTAGAAGCGATGGCTTCTCAAATTGAGCAAATTATTATTATTACTCCTGGTGTTCCCCCCTTAGACATGGTGCAACTCCTTAAAAAAGCTCAATCCACGAATACCTTTATTTTAGGCTCAGGAAGTCAAGGAATTATTATTCCCGATAAACTTTGGTTAGGTATTTGTGAACCCCAATGTTATAAATCGGGTAAAGTAGGCTTAATTAGTCGTAGCAACCGCTTAACCGATGAAGTGGCTTTGACGTTAACAGAGGCTAAATTAGGTCAATCTATGGCGGTTAGTTTAGGGACTGATGGCATTATCGGCGCAAGTTATGAACAATGGTTACAAATATTAGAAGAAGATGAGGAAACAGAAGCGATCGTTTTAATTGGACAAGCTAATGGTAGCGCAGAATTGGCCGCGGCTGAATATATTGCTTCTACGATTGAAAAACCTGTTATTGCTTATATGGTGGGCAATTCTTCGGTTAAGCGCATTTTTGGAGATGCAGCGACGATTATTGCAACTCAATTGTCTTATTCTATTCCTACTTTGGGCACAGAAAAACAATTAATGACGGCTTTTAAAGAAGCTAATATTACTATCGCTAAATCTTTATCTCAACTTCCATCTTTAGTAAAAAAAGCCCTTAAATCTTAG
- a CDS encoding NUDIX hydrolase: MTKSDPSLVNSKVLADFKVGVDNVIFSVDTKQNRLLVLLSKRKDEPFSGEWGLPGTLVRQGESLEGAAYRILAEKIEAKNLYLEQLYTFGGPNRDPRESPHSFGVRYLSVSYFALVRYEEAQLIPDQFNNTTWYIIEKVPQLAFDHNQILEYGYRRLRNKLEYSPIAFDVLPELFTLSDLYQFYETILGTNFADYSNFRNRLLKLGFLLDTEIKVSRGAGRPASLYRFDPVAFAPLKDKPMVFI; encoded by the coding sequence ATGACAAAAAGCGACCCAAGTTTAGTGAACTCAAAAGTATTAGCTGATTTTAAAGTCGGCGTAGACAATGTTATTTTTTCTGTTGATACTAAACAAAATCGCTTATTAGTTTTATTGAGCAAGCGAAAGGATGAACCCTTTTCTGGGGAATGGGGTTTACCCGGAACGTTAGTTCGTCAAGGAGAATCTTTAGAAGGAGCAGCCTATCGAATTTTAGCGGAAAAAATCGAAGCGAAAAATTTATATTTAGAGCAATTATATACCTTTGGTGGGCCGAATCGAGATCCTAGGGAATCTCCTCATAGTTTTGGGGTTCGTTATTTATCGGTGAGTTATTTTGCTTTAGTCAGATATGAAGAAGCTCAATTAATTCCCGATCAGTTTAATAATACAACTTGGTACATCATTGAAAAAGTTCCTCAATTAGCCTTTGATCATAATCAAATTTTGGAGTATGGCTATCGCAGATTACGCAATAAATTAGAATATAGTCCGATTGCTTTTGATGTTCTGCCTGAGTTATTTACCTTGAGCGATTTGTATCAATTTTATGAGACAATTCTTGGTACTAATTTTGCGGATTATTCTAATTTTCGTAATCGATTATTAAAATTAGGATTTTTACTCGATACAGAGATTAAAGTCTCTAGGGGAGCCGGAAGACCGGCGAGTTTATATCGGTTTGATCCCGTCGCGTTTGCTCCTTTAAAAGATAAACCGATGGTATTTATTTAA
- a CDS encoding DUF389 domain-containing protein yields the protein MLEQPQKPLVVSQILSIGELNISLEEASLPSISFYALLGLATTIASLGLLGNNTATIIGAMIVAPLMNPIVTLAYGIISGKKRFLLYPAIAIVTGTLLVVLFAFVLTNLLGTQVVGGEILGRTAPNLIDLGVAIASGSAAGLAYSRRNISSALPGVAIAVALVPPLCVTGIGLALGNDAVVDIGLSSRFNDTLDIAAGSFLLFLTNLGGIVFSAGFVFLLQGYGILRKAIVGLSLTLVIVAILSLPLNYRLQEFLFKNRIIHSLNRFGNTYVQEKDWIERTDAKNIYVDNQQEQVYIKLNIVAPEMAFSQEDFNRVKEFLSQDLNKPVTLDVQLFTFEIFN from the coding sequence ATGTTAGAACAACCTCAAAAACCCCTCGTTGTTAGTCAAATCTTATCAATTGGTGAATTAAATATAAGTTTAGAAGAAGCGTCTCTTCCTTCAATAAGTTTTTATGCTTTATTGGGTCTAGCAACGACTATCGCAAGTTTAGGACTTTTAGGAAATAATACCGCCACAATTATTGGGGCAATGATAGTAGCCCCTTTGATGAATCCTATTGTGACTTTAGCCTATGGAATAATTTCAGGAAAAAAACGTTTTTTACTCTATCCAGCCATCGCCATTGTGACCGGAACTCTGTTAGTCGTCTTATTCGCTTTTGTCTTAACTAACTTACTCGGAACACAAGTAGTCGGAGGGGAAATTCTCGGTCGTACTGCACCCAATTTAATTGATCTCGGAGTAGCAATCGCTTCAGGATCAGCCGCCGGACTCGCTTATTCTCGTCGCAATATTTCCAGCGCTTTACCCGGCGTAGCGATCGCAGTCGCCTTAGTCCCTCCTTTGTGTGTGACAGGGATCGGTTTAGCGTTGGGGAATGATGCGGTGGTAGATATCGGTTTAAGCAGCAGATTTAACGATACGTTAGACATTGCGGCAGGGTCTTTCTTACTATTTTTAACGAACTTAGGAGGGATTGTTTTTTCAGCCGGATTTGTCTTTTTATTACAAGGATATGGAATTTTACGTAAAGCTATAGTAGGATTATCCTTGACCTTAGTTATTGTCGCCATACTCTCTCTACCTTTGAATTATCGCCTCCAAGAATTTTTATTCAAAAATCGCATTATTCACAGTCTCAACCGATTTGGAAACACCTATGTTCAAGAAAAAGATTGGATTGAGCGTACAGATGCCAAAAATATCTATGTAGATAATCAACAGGAGCAGGTTTATATTAAATTAAATATTGTTGCTCCAGAGATGGCATTTAGCCAAGAAGATTTTAACCGAGTTAAGGAATTTCTGTCTCAAGATTTAAATAAACCGGTTACTCTTGATGTGCAATTATTTACGTTTGAAATTTTCAACTAA
- a CDS encoding nicotinate-nucleotide adenylyltransferase, whose product MTKIALFGTSADPPTAGHQAILQWLCAHYDQVAVWASDNPFKDHQTSLEHRLEMLRLLISEINPPVNNIGVYEQLSHRRSLHSVEKAKEIWGETADYYLVIGSDLAGQIRRWYRVQDLFEQVKILIVPRPGYLIDQKDLDALQDLGGEYEIADLTVPGVSSSAYREKKDKTVVTQPIKEYIHQEKLYA is encoded by the coding sequence ATGACAAAAATTGCTCTTTTTGGAACAAGTGCCGATCCCCCAACCGCAGGACATCAAGCCATTTTACAATGGTTATGCGCTCATTACGATCAGGTAGCGGTGTGGGCTTCTGATAACCCGTTTAAAGACCATCAAACCTCTTTAGAACACCGTTTAGAAATGCTCCGCTTATTAATTAGCGAAATCAATCCGCCGGTTAATAATATAGGAGTTTATGAGCAATTAAGCCATCGTCGGAGTTTACATAGTGTCGAAAAAGCAAAGGAAATTTGGGGAGAAACAGCCGACTATTATTTAGTCATTGGTTCAGACTTAGCGGGACAAATTCGTCGATGGTATCGAGTTCAAGATTTATTTGAACAAGTTAAAATTTTAATAGTCCCTCGTCCGGGATATTTAATAGATCAAAAAGATTTAGACGCTTTGCAGGATTTAGGAGGAGAATATGAGATAGCAGACTTAACCGTTCCTGGAGTATCTTCGAGCGCTTATCGAGAAAAGAAAGATAAAACCGTAGTCACTCAACCGATAAAGGAATATATTCATCAAGAGAAATTATACGCATGA
- a CDS encoding ATP-grasp domain-containing protein, which produces MDLLEYHAKELFHQVGIPILPSQPIHDPGELKRLHIPYPVVLKSQVRAGGRGKSGGIRFVENTIDAIAAARAIFTLPIFGEYPEVLLAEARYNAQEEFFLAIVLDYQLQRPVLLGSPKGGMNIEALLEYMQRVVIEDEFSPFYARRLAKKMGIAENLIQSVSAIIEKMYYLFIEKDLDLIEINPLGVSQQGEVMALDGKISVNDYALSRHPELVGLTSAKKEVSSENGNGESEPIINLHWLEDSDELGNVAIICNSLDLALMNWQLITQEKGKPSYCLILQENSYSPSIPQQLEMGLEKITELSALKVILVNIVGSPEVSETVAKAIANYLQPQLKQQLSPKGEERLIRATGAASTRKRSTKTRSQQSQPHQIQWVIRLINGEIEALQETLSVLPVYWTKTLDDAVSKTLSILKTK; this is translated from the coding sequence ATGGATTTATTAGAATATCATGCCAAAGAACTGTTTCATCAAGTCGGGATTCCTATTTTGCCATCCCAACCCATTCATGATCCAGGAGAATTAAAAAGATTACACATACCTTATCCAGTCGTCTTAAAATCCCAAGTTCGCGCCGGCGGGAGGGGAAAATCCGGCGGCATTCGCTTTGTAGAAAATACCATTGATGCGATCGCTGCCGCTAGAGCAATTTTTACCTTACCCATTTTCGGAGAATATCCGGAAGTTCTTCTAGCAGAAGCTCGTTATAATGCTCAAGAAGAATTTTTTCTCGCTATTGTACTTGATTATCAACTCCAACGCCCTGTATTGCTTGGTTCTCCTAAAGGAGGAATGAACATAGAAGCCCTTTTAGAGTATATGCAAAGGGTTGTGATAGAAGATGAATTTTCTCCTTTTTATGCTCGTCGTTTAGCGAAAAAAATGGGCATTGCTGAAAACCTAATTCAGTCAGTCAGTGCCATCATTGAAAAAATGTATTATTTATTTATCGAAAAAGACTTAGATTTAATAGAAATTAATCCTTTAGGAGTCAGTCAACAAGGAGAAGTCATGGCTCTTGATGGCAAAATTTCCGTGAATGATTATGCTCTTTCTCGTCATCCTGAATTAGTGGGGTTAACGTCGGCAAAAAAAGAGGTTTCCTCAGAAAATGGAAATGGAGAATCAGAACCCATAATCAATCTCCATTGGCTTGAAGATTCAGATGAATTAGGAAATGTGGCGATTATTTGTAATAGTTTAGATCTCGCCTTAATGAATTGGCAGTTAATCACTCAAGAAAAAGGAAAACCTTCTTATTGTTTAATTTTACAAGAAAATTCCTATAGTCCTTCTATCCCTCAACAATTAGAAATGGGACTCGAAAAAATTACCGAATTATCAGCCTTAAAAGTCATCCTGGTTAATATTGTTGGGAGTCCTGAAGTGAGTGAAACAGTCGCCAAAGCGATCGCTAATTATCTTCAACCTCAACTGAAACAGCAATTATCTCCAAAAGGAGAAGAAAGACTCATTAGAGCAACCGGTGCGGCTTCAACTCGAAAACGCTCCACTAAAACTCGTTCTCAACAGAGCCAACCTCATCAAATACAATGGGTTATTCGTCTCATTAATGGGGAAATTGAAGCCTTACAAGAAACTTTATCAGTGTTGCCCGTCTACTGGACAAAAACCTTAGATGATGCTGTTAGTAAAACTCTCTCAATTTTAAAAACCAAATAA
- a CDS encoding NAD+ synthase: MKIAIAQLNPIVGDIEGNAKTILEAAQTAFNQGARLLLTPELSLCGYPPRDLLLNPSFVKSMSIELEKLAQQIPPELAVLVGTVDLNPNAASRGEKPLYNSIAFLEQNQIQQIFHKRLLPTYDVFDEDRYFESGRESHAFKIFPSPQASNFVKVGVTICEDLWNDEEFWGKRNYEASPIEDLAQLEVDFVVNLSASPYSVNKQKLRESMLLHSVTKYKVPIIYNNQVGGNDDLIFDGNSFAYNRQGEICCRAKSFETDLILLDFSEEKQDFLPATIHPLPKTQEEEIFSALVLGLKDYAYKCGFTKVVLGLSGGIDSSLVATIAVKAMGKDNVLGVLMPSPYSSEHSITDAEALVKNLEIKSYQLPIAPAMKVYDQILDPLFAGTQSGIAEENIQSRIRGNLLMAIANKFGYLLLSTGNKSEMAVGYCTLYGDMNGGLAVISDVPKTEVFSICHWLNRHEEIIPHHVLIKPPSAELKPGQLDQDSLPPYEILDDILARMIHHHQSISEIVNTGHDLDTVKKVMKMVMRAEFKRKQAPPGLKITDRAFGTGWRMPIASRWL; the protein is encoded by the coding sequence ATGAAAATAGCCATAGCACAACTTAATCCTATTGTTGGGGATATAGAGGGAAATGCGAAAACCATCCTCGAAGCCGCCCAAACAGCTTTTAATCAGGGAGCGCGTCTATTATTAACCCCAGAATTATCTTTATGTGGATATCCTCCTAGAGATTTACTTTTAAATCCTAGTTTTGTCAAATCCATGTCAATAGAATTAGAAAAATTAGCTCAACAAATTCCCCCCGAATTAGCGGTTTTAGTGGGAACGGTTGACCTTAATCCTAATGCAGCGAGTCGAGGAGAAAAACCGTTATATAATAGTATCGCGTTTTTAGAGCAAAATCAAATTCAGCAAATTTTTCATAAACGTCTCTTACCGACTTATGATGTTTTTGATGAAGACCGCTATTTTGAATCAGGAAGAGAAAGTCACGCTTTTAAGATTTTTCCTAGCCCACAAGCTTCTAATTTTGTCAAGGTTGGGGTAACAATTTGTGAGGATTTATGGAATGATGAGGAATTTTGGGGAAAACGAAATTATGAAGCGAGTCCGATCGAAGATTTAGCGCAATTAGAAGTCGATTTTGTCGTTAATTTGTCAGCCTCTCCCTATAGTGTGAATAAACAAAAATTACGGGAATCTATGCTACTGCATAGTGTGACTAAATATAAAGTTCCTATTATTTATAATAATCAAGTGGGAGGCAATGATGATTTAATTTTTGATGGGAATAGTTTTGCTTATAATCGTCAAGGTGAAATCTGTTGTCGGGCAAAATCTTTTGAGACAGATTTAATCCTTTTAGACTTTTCAGAAGAAAAACAAGATTTCCTGCCGGCTACTATTCATCCCTTACCTAAAACCCAAGAAGAAGAAATTTTTTCAGCCTTAGTTCTCGGATTAAAAGATTATGCCTATAAATGTGGATTTACTAAAGTAGTTTTAGGATTAAGTGGAGGCATAGATTCTTCTTTAGTAGCAACAATTGCCGTTAAAGCGATGGGTAAAGACAATGTATTAGGGGTTTTAATGCCTTCTCCCTATAGTTCAGAACATTCCATAACCGATGCAGAAGCTTTAGTTAAAAATTTAGAGATTAAAAGTTATCAATTACCGATCGCACCAGCGATGAAAGTTTATGATCAAATTTTAGACCCTCTTTTTGCTGGTACTCAATCAGGTATTGCCGAAGAAAATATACAATCTCGTATTCGAGGAAATTTATTAATGGCGATCGCTAATAAATTTGGCTATCTTCTCTTATCAACCGGCAATAAATCAGAAATGGCTGTCGGATATTGTACCCTTTATGGAGATATGAATGGAGGATTAGCGGTTATTTCTGATGTGCCGAAAACAGAAGTTTTTTCAATTTGTCATTGGTTAAATCGTCACGAAGAAATTATCCCTCATCATGTCTTAATTAAACCCCCAAGCGCAGAATTAAAACCCGGTCAATTGGATCAGGATTCTTTACCGCCTTATGAAATTTTAGATGATATTTTGGCTCGGATGATTCATCACCATCAATCTATCTCTGAAATCGTTAATACTGGCCATGATCTTGATACCGTTAAAAAAGTGATGAAAATGGTGATGAGGGCTGAATTTAAGCGCAAACAAGCCCCCCCCGGCTTAAAAATTACCGATCGCGCCTTTGGAACAGGTTGGCGAATGCCGATCGCCAGTCGTTGGCTGTGA
- a CDS encoding nucleotidyltransferase family protein, which yields MKNLEEIQSILGQVKSRVQEKYQISELGIFGDYVKGDIQENSQVNILIDYTEPPSLLDLVDLEYYLSDLLKVKADVISKNGLKGKRREKILSEVIYV from the coding sequence ATGAAAAATTTAGAAGAAATTCAATCTATTCTAGGTCAAGTTAAATCAAGAGTACAAGAAAAATATCAGATTAGTGAATTAGGGATTTTTGGAGATTATGTCAAGGGAGATATACAGGAAAATAGTCAAGTCAATATTTTAATAGATTATACAGAGCCACCGAGTTTACTAGATTTAGTAGACTTAGAATACTATTTGAGTGATTTACTCAAAGTTAAAGCAGATGTAATTAGTAAAAATGGCTTGAAGGGAAAAAGAAGAGAAAAAATTTTATCCGAGGTCATTTATGTATGA